In Arthrobacter sp. QXT-31, one genomic interval encodes:
- a CDS encoding molybdopterin-dependent oxidoreductase, with the protein MNGSHEPGGHWRLWAAVAGAVAAGTGVIASELVAGFISPSLSTVTALGGAVIDAVPPGVKDWAVALFGTADKLALLAGMALTIAVIAAAAGVLELRRRFAGVAVFAVFGIVGLAAVLTRAQVTATAVVLPFLAAGIGIAVLLKLVRRLAAAGAGGAGEAGGTGEAPARRGFFQMLGGTAAGVLVGGAVVTRWRGGAAGVNEVRRALRLPVPQSPAPPIPAGADIGLAGVAPLVTPNPDFYRIDTALSVPVLDSREWRLKVTGLVERDVALTFEDLVAKPLIERHVTIACVSNEVGGDLIGNARWLGWPVRELLAMAGTKPEADMVLSRSSDGFTASTPLEVLTDRRDALLAVGMNGEPLPLEHGFPVRMIVPGLYGYVSATKWLTELKVTRFADDVAYWTPRGWSERGPIKLSSRIDVPRNGASVPAGNVMFGGVAWAQHTGVGKVELRVDRGNWQPARLAPGISVDTWYQWELGLDLQPGEHEVQVRATDLKGTVQIEERRSVAPDGATGLHTIRVDVKT; encoded by the coding sequence GTGAACGGGTCCCATGAGCCAGGCGGGCACTGGCGCCTGTGGGCAGCGGTTGCGGGAGCGGTGGCAGCAGGCACGGGAGTCATCGCCAGCGAACTCGTTGCGGGCTTCATCAGTCCCTCACTGTCAACGGTGACAGCCCTTGGCGGCGCCGTCATCGATGCGGTCCCGCCGGGTGTCAAGGACTGGGCTGTTGCCCTCTTCGGAACGGCGGACAAGCTCGCCCTGCTGGCCGGCATGGCGCTGACCATCGCTGTGATCGCCGCCGCGGCAGGCGTCCTTGAACTGCGCCGGCGCTTCGCGGGTGTCGCTGTCTTTGCGGTCTTCGGCATCGTGGGCCTGGCCGCGGTCCTGACCCGCGCCCAGGTGACCGCAACCGCCGTCGTCCTTCCCTTCCTGGCAGCCGGCATCGGTATCGCCGTACTGCTCAAGCTGGTCAGGCGGCTGGCTGCCGCCGGTGCCGGCGGTGCCGGGGAAGCCGGCGGTACCGGGGAAGCACCGGCCCGCCGTGGCTTCTTCCAAATGCTGGGAGGCACCGCCGCCGGCGTCCTGGTGGGCGGCGCCGTCGTTACCCGCTGGCGTGGCGGAGCCGCCGGCGTCAACGAGGTCCGCCGGGCCCTGCGGCTGCCCGTGCCGCAATCCCCGGCACCCCCCATTCCGGCCGGCGCCGACATCGGACTGGCAGGAGTTGCCCCGCTGGTCACGCCGAATCCCGACTTCTACCGCATTGACACGGCACTGTCCGTTCCCGTGCTTGATTCCCGCGAGTGGAGGCTCAAGGTCACCGGCCTGGTGGAACGCGACGTGGCGCTCACCTTCGAGGACCTGGTGGCGAAGCCCCTGATCGAGCGGCACGTGACCATCGCCTGCGTGTCCAACGAGGTGGGAGGCGACCTGATCGGCAACGCCCGCTGGCTGGGCTGGCCCGTGCGGGAGCTGCTGGCGATGGCGGGCACCAAACCGGAGGCGGACATGGTCCTGTCGCGGAGCTCGGACGGGTTTACGGCGAGCACCCCGCTGGAAGTGCTCACCGACCGGCGTGATGCGCTGCTCGCCGTGGGCATGAACGGCGAACCGCTTCCGCTCGAACACGGCTTCCCCGTGCGCATGATCGTCCCCGGGCTGTACGGGTACGTTTCCGCGACAAAGTGGCTCACCGAACTCAAGGTCACCAGGTTCGCCGACGACGTTGCCTACTGGACGCCCCGGGGCTGGTCGGAGCGTGGCCCCATCAAACTGTCATCCCGGATCGATGTGCCGCGCAACGGCGCCTCGGTACCGGCCGGGAACGTGATGTTCGGCGGCGTGGCCTGGGCACAGCACACCGGTGTCGGGAAGGTGGAGCTGCGTGTGGACCGGGGGAACTGGCAGCCGGCCCGGCTCGCCCCGGGCATCTCAGTGGACACGTGGTACCAGTGGGAACTCGGCCTTGACCTGCAGCCCGGCGAGCACGAGGTCCAGGTGCGGGCGACGGACCTGAAAGGCACTGTGCAGATCGAGGAACGGCGCTCGGTGGCTCCGGACGGTGCCACGGGCCTGCACACCATTAGAGTGGACGTGAAAACGTAG
- the moaA gene encoding GTP 3',8-cyclase MoaA: protein MSVQLGIPQFREGGAPVTGSQPLPAAGPAGVPARPADAPAGLADRYGRRATDMRLSLTDKCNLRCTYCMPAEGLEWLAKQAVMTAEEIVRIVGVGVNLLGVRELRLTGGEPLVRADLVDIIGALRQAHPELPISMTTNGVGLDRKAAALKAAGLTRINVSLDSLHEETFAKLTRRPFLDRVLAGVDAAWAAGLGPVKLNAVLMRGINDTESPSLLAWALERGYELRFIEQMPLDADHGWTRRNMITAAEIRELLSEEFVLSPDPRARDGAPAERFEVRRRTAGSAGPTGAAVPAGDSNSPVLGTVGIIASVTEPFCSDCRRTRITAEGKIMSCLFSREEFDLLGLLRQGASDQQLAERWQDAMWLKPKAHGMDHVGLDAPDFVQPDRSMSAIGG from the coding sequence ATGAGTGTTCAGCTTGGCATCCCGCAGTTCCGTGAAGGAGGCGCACCCGTTACCGGTTCGCAGCCCCTCCCGGCTGCCGGTCCGGCCGGGGTTCCCGCCCGCCCGGCTGACGCGCCTGCCGGCCTCGCGGACCGGTACGGACGCCGGGCCACGGATATGCGGCTTTCGCTCACGGACAAGTGCAACCTGCGCTGCACCTACTGCATGCCCGCCGAGGGGCTGGAGTGGCTCGCCAAGCAGGCGGTCATGACGGCCGAGGAAATCGTCCGGATTGTGGGCGTCGGCGTGAACCTGCTGGGCGTGCGCGAACTGCGCCTGACGGGCGGCGAGCCGCTGGTGCGGGCCGACCTGGTCGACATCATTGGCGCACTGCGGCAGGCACACCCCGAACTCCCGATCTCCATGACGACGAACGGCGTGGGGCTGGACCGGAAGGCTGCCGCCCTCAAGGCCGCCGGCCTGACGCGCATCAACGTCTCCCTGGATTCGCTGCATGAGGAGACCTTTGCCAAGCTGACCCGCCGCCCGTTCCTGGACCGGGTGCTCGCCGGGGTGGATGCCGCCTGGGCTGCCGGCCTGGGCCCCGTGAAGCTCAACGCCGTCCTGATGCGGGGCATCAATGACACGGAATCGCCGTCCCTCCTGGCCTGGGCGCTGGAGCGCGGCTACGAACTACGCTTCATCGAGCAGATGCCGCTGGACGCCGACCACGGCTGGACCCGCCGGAACATGATCACCGCGGCCGAGATCCGCGAACTCCTCTCGGAGGAGTTCGTGCTGAGTCCGGACCCGCGTGCCCGCGACGGGGCACCGGCGGAACGCTTTGAAGTACGACGCCGGACGGCCGGTTCCGCTGGTCCGACCGGTGCCGCTGTGCCGGCCGGTGATTCAAACAGCCCGGTGCTGGGAACCGTGGGGATCATCGCCTCGGTCACCGAACCGTTCTGCTCCGACTGCCGGCGGACCCGCATCACGGCCGAAGGCAAGATCATGAGCTGTCTCTTCTCCCGCGAGGAGTTCGACCTGCTCGGCCTGCTGCGGCAGGGCGCCAGCGACCAGCAGCTCGCCGAACGCTGGCAGGATGCCATGTGGCTGAAGCCCAAGGCCCACGGCATGGACCACGTGGGACTCGACGCTCCGGACTTCGTCCAGCCGGACCGCAGCATGAGCGCCATCGGAGGCTAA
- a CDS encoding MoaD/ThiS family protein gives MNVRYFAAARAAAGVDEERFKLPAGSTVESLLAAVLDVERPEPPAGTPSLERILARSSFLLNEVAVRDRATVLAHGDVVDVLPPFAGG, from the coding sequence TTGAACGTAAGATACTTCGCTGCCGCACGCGCCGCGGCAGGCGTGGATGAAGAGCGCTTCAAACTCCCGGCCGGATCCACGGTGGAGTCCCTGCTGGCCGCAGTACTCGACGTCGAACGCCCGGAACCTCCGGCCGGTACGCCGTCGCTGGAGAGGATCCTGGCCCGCAGCAGCTTCCTGCTGAACGAGGTGGCCGTCCGTGACCGGGCCACCGTGTTGGCCCATGGCGACGTGGTGGACGTTCTGCCGCCTTTCGCCGGCGGCTAG
- a CDS encoding DUF1579 family protein, producing MDQPQQGSAPQPSTAHEALEIFVGRWLGTTELAASPWGPARTAAAEVTFTRAAGGFAVVQSYRHTEPDGTHFEGHGVFTVDPDHDETLWYYVDSMGRPPAAPARGVWHDSTLTVERHSDRGAARHTFRVDQGVLIHTAELRLGEAQDFQPFLTSVCRRA from the coding sequence GTGGACCAGCCGCAGCAGGGCTCCGCGCCCCAACCAAGTACGGCGCACGAGGCGCTGGAGATCTTCGTCGGGCGATGGCTGGGAACCACTGAACTGGCCGCGTCCCCGTGGGGTCCGGCACGCACCGCCGCGGCGGAGGTGACTTTCACCCGCGCGGCCGGAGGGTTCGCCGTCGTCCAGTCCTACCGGCACACCGAACCAGACGGCACGCACTTCGAGGGCCATGGGGTCTTCACCGTGGACCCCGACCACGACGAAACACTCTGGTATTACGTCGACAGCATGGGCCGGCCACCGGCAGCGCCGGCCCGCGGTGTCTGGCACGACTCGACGCTCACGGTGGAGCGGCACAGCGACCGCGGCGCCGCCCGGCACACGTTCCGGGTTGACCAGGGCGTGCTGATTCACACAGCTGAGCTGCGGCTGGGGGAGGCCCAGGATTTCCAGCCATTCCTGACCTCCGTCTGCCGCCGCGCCTGA
- a CDS encoding M16 family metallopeptidase: MTVVPLPLEQNHPGDTLIHGADGGSEVRRSVLPGGVRVLTEAMPGQRSATIGFWVGVGSRDEAPGQHGSTHFLEHLLFKGTKRRTALEIASAFDEVGGESNAATAKESTCYFARVLDTDLPMAIDVIADMITGAVLDPSEMEQERDVILEEIAMDSDDPTDVAHEHFVAAVLGTHPLGRPIGGTPEAIRAVARDSVWDHYRRYYRPDELVITAAGGLEHDVVCRLVVDALHSAGWSLEPGAAPVERRSTERAQITGTAGLHVVTRPVEQANIIMGCPTIVATDERRYVMSVLNAVLGGGMSSRLFQEIREKRGLVYSTYSFASSYADAGYFGMYAGCTPTKVRQVLELLGAELDNLAAGGISDDELRKAVGQLCGGIVLALEDTGSRMSRLGRAELVSGEYQDIDETLRLIKAVTAEQVQELASELAAAPRTVTVVGPFDESETFGL; encoded by the coding sequence ATGACTGTCGTACCCCTGCCGCTGGAGCAGAACCACCCCGGCGACACCCTGATCCACGGAGCCGACGGCGGTTCGGAAGTCCGCCGCTCGGTGCTCCCCGGCGGGGTGCGCGTCCTAACTGAGGCCATGCCGGGGCAGCGTTCAGCCACCATCGGGTTCTGGGTGGGAGTCGGTTCCCGCGACGAGGCCCCAGGGCAGCACGGCTCGACGCACTTTCTTGAGCATCTGCTGTTCAAAGGGACCAAGAGGCGGACCGCCCTGGAGATCGCTTCCGCCTTTGACGAGGTAGGTGGCGAATCCAACGCCGCCACCGCGAAGGAAAGCACCTGCTACTTCGCGCGCGTGCTGGACACAGACCTGCCCATGGCCATCGACGTCATCGCCGACATGATCACCGGCGCCGTGCTGGACCCTTCGGAGATGGAGCAGGAGCGGGACGTCATCCTCGAGGAAATCGCCATGGACAGCGACGACCCCACGGACGTCGCCCACGAACACTTCGTCGCCGCGGTGCTCGGCACGCATCCGCTCGGCCGCCCCATCGGCGGCACTCCGGAGGCGATCCGCGCCGTCGCACGCGACTCCGTCTGGGACCACTACCGCCGCTACTACCGCCCGGACGAGCTGGTGATCACCGCCGCCGGCGGCCTGGAGCACGACGTCGTCTGCCGGCTTGTGGTGGATGCCCTCCACTCGGCCGGCTGGTCACTTGAGCCGGGGGCGGCTCCGGTGGAGCGCCGCTCCACCGAGCGGGCACAGATCACCGGGACCGCGGGGCTGCACGTGGTCACCCGGCCTGTGGAGCAGGCCAACATCATCATGGGCTGCCCCACCATCGTGGCCACGGATGAACGCCGCTACGTCATGAGCGTGCTGAACGCGGTGCTCGGTGGCGGGATGTCGTCACGGCTGTTCCAGGAGATCCGCGAGAAGCGCGGCCTCGTGTACTCCACCTACTCCTTTGCCTCGTCCTACGCCGACGCCGGATACTTCGGCATGTACGCAGGCTGCACGCCCACGAAGGTCCGGCAGGTCCTGGAGCTCCTCGGCGCCGAACTGGACAACCTCGCCGCCGGGGGCATTTCCGACGACGAGCTCCGCAAGGCGGTGGGGCAGCTCTGCGGCGGCATCGTCCTGGCCCTGGAGGACACCGGCTCCCGCATGTCCCGGCTGGGCCGTGCCGAACTGGTCTCCGGCGAATACCAGGACATCGACGAGACACTGCGGCTCATCAAGGCCGTGACCGCGGAACAGGTCCAGGAGCTGGCCAGTGAACTGGCCGCGGCACCCCGGACCGTGACGGTGGTCGGACCCTTTGACGAATCGGAAACCTTCGGGCTCTGA
- a CDS encoding polyribonucleotide nucleotidyltransferase yields MEGPEIQFSEAVIDNGRFGKRVIRFETGRLAKQAAGAAMVYIDEDTALLSATTAGKHPREGFDFFPLTVDVEERMYAAGRIPGSFFRREGRPSTEAILACRLMDRPLRPAFVKGLRNEVQIVVTVLAINPDELYDVVAINASSMSTQLSGLPFSGPIGGVRVALVADEQGSQWVAFPKHSQLENSVFNMVVAGRVAGDDVAIMMVEAEATDNSWNLIKEQGATAPTEEVVSEGLEAAKPFIKALCEAQQDLAARAAKPTVEFPVFLDYQDDVYAAVEAAATEKLTTVFQIADKQERDNAADELKDEVVASLAGQFEGREKELSAAFRSVTKHVVRQRILKDQIRIDGRGLTDIRQLTAEVEVLPRVHGSAIFERGETQIMGVTTLNMLKMEQQIDSLSPVTRKRYMHNYNFPPYSTGETGRVGSPKRREIGHGALAERALVPVLPSREEFPYAIRQVSEALGSNGSTSMGSVCASTLSMLNAGVPLKAAVAGIAMGLVSDQVDGQTRYAALTDILGAEDAFGDMDFKVAGTSEFVTAIQLDTKLDGIPASVLAAALKQAREARLHILEVINAAIDTPDELSEFAPRVIAVKIPVDKIGEVIGPKGKMINQIQEDTGADISIEDDGTVYIGATDGPSADAARSAINAIANPQVPEVGERYLGTVVKTTTFGAFVSLTPGKDGLLHISELRKIAGGKRVDNVEDVVSVGQKIQVEITKIDDRGKLSLSPVVAEEEGAGEADRVPASAPAEGSDASE; encoded by the coding sequence TTGGAGGGTCCCGAAATCCAGTTCTCAGAAGCAGTCATTGACAATGGCCGCTTCGGCAAGCGGGTAATCCGCTTTGAAACCGGCCGTCTTGCCAAGCAGGCAGCCGGCGCAGCCATGGTGTACATCGACGAGGACACCGCGCTGCTCTCCGCCACCACCGCCGGCAAGCACCCGCGTGAAGGCTTTGACTTCTTCCCCCTGACGGTGGACGTCGAAGAGCGCATGTACGCCGCAGGCCGCATCCCGGGCTCGTTCTTCCGCCGGGAAGGCCGCCCTTCCACCGAAGCCATCCTGGCCTGCCGCCTGATGGACCGCCCGCTGCGCCCCGCGTTCGTCAAGGGCCTGCGCAACGAGGTCCAGATCGTCGTCACCGTCCTGGCGATCAACCCGGACGAGCTTTACGACGTCGTGGCCATCAACGCCTCCTCCATGTCCACCCAGCTCTCCGGCCTGCCGTTCTCCGGCCCGATCGGTGGCGTCCGCGTCGCCCTCGTCGCCGACGAGCAGGGTTCGCAGTGGGTGGCCTTCCCGAAGCACTCCCAGCTTGAGAACTCCGTGTTCAACATGGTGGTTGCCGGCCGCGTTGCCGGTGACGACGTCGCCATCATGATGGTTGAGGCCGAAGCCACGGACAACTCCTGGAACCTCATCAAGGAACAGGGCGCCACCGCCCCCACCGAAGAGGTCGTTTCCGAGGGCCTGGAGGCTGCCAAGCCGTTCATCAAGGCTCTTTGCGAAGCCCAGCAGGATCTGGCTGCCCGCGCCGCCAAGCCCACGGTCGAGTTCCCTGTCTTCCTGGACTACCAGGACGACGTCTACGCCGCCGTCGAGGCCGCCGCCACCGAGAAGCTCACCACTGTCTTCCAGATCGCCGACAAGCAGGAGCGCGACAACGCCGCTGACGAGCTGAAGGACGAGGTTGTTGCCTCCCTCGCCGGACAGTTCGAAGGCCGCGAGAAGGAGCTGTCCGCAGCCTTCCGCTCGGTGACCAAGCACGTGGTCCGCCAGCGTATCCTCAAGGACCAGATCCGCATCGACGGCCGTGGCCTGACGGACATCCGCCAGCTCACCGCCGAGGTCGAGGTTCTGCCCCGCGTGCACGGTTCGGCCATCTTCGAACGTGGCGAAACCCAGATCATGGGCGTCACCACGCTGAACATGCTCAAGATGGAACAGCAGATCGACTCGCTGTCGCCGGTAACGCGTAAGCGCTACATGCACAACTACAACTTCCCGCCGTACTCCACCGGTGAGACCGGCCGCGTCGGTTCCCCGAAGCGCCGCGAAATCGGCCACGGTGCCCTGGCCGAGCGCGCGCTCGTTCCTGTGCTGCCGTCCCGCGAGGAGTTCCCGTACGCTATCCGCCAGGTGTCCGAAGCCCTCGGCTCCAACGGCTCCACCTCCATGGGCTCGGTCTGCGCCTCGACGCTGTCCATGCTCAACGCCGGTGTTCCGCTGAAGGCCGCTGTTGCCGGCATCGCCATGGGCCTGGTCTCCGACCAGGTGGACGGCCAGACCCGCTACGCCGCTCTGACCGACATCCTCGGCGCCGAAGATGCCTTCGGTGACATGGACTTCAAGGTGGCCGGTACCTCCGAGTTCGTCACGGCGATCCAGCTGGACACCAAGCTCGACGGCATCCCGGCTTCCGTGCTGGCAGCAGCGCTGAAGCAGGCCCGCGAGGCCCGACTGCACATCCTCGAGGTCATCAACGCCGCGATCGACACCCCGGATGAGCTCTCCGAGTTCGCTCCGCGCGTCATCGCCGTCAAGATCCCCGTGGACAAGATCGGTGAGGTCATCGGCCCCAAGGGCAAGATGATCAACCAGATCCAGGAAGACACCGGCGCCGACATCTCCATTGAGGACGACGGCACCGTCTACATCGGCGCCACCGACGGCCCTTCTGCCGACGCAGCACGGTCCGCGATCAACGCCATCGCCAACCCGCAGGTTCCTGAGGTCGGCGAACGCTACCTGGGCACGGTCGTCAAGACCACCACCTTCGGCGCGTTCGTGTCCCTGACCCCGGGCAAGGACGGCCTGCTGCACATCTCCGAGCTGCGCAAGATCGCCGGCGGCAAGCGCGTGGACAACGTGGAAGACGTCGTCTCCGTGGGCCAGAAGATCCAGGTCGAGATCACCAAGATCGACGACCGCGGAAAGCTGTCCCTGTCGCCCGTGGTTGCTGAAGAGGAAGGCGCCGGCGAAGCCGACCGCGTTCCCGCTTCGGCTCCGGCAGAAGGCTCGGACGCCTCCGAGTAG
- the rpsO gene encoding 30S ribosomal protein S15 — protein MALDAAVKQSIIKEYATSEGDTGSPEVQIAVLTQRIKDLTEHMKEHKHDFHTQRGLLAMVGRRKRMLTYLKNTDIARYRSLIERLGLRR, from the coding sequence GTGGCACTTGACGCCGCCGTAAAGCAGTCCATCATCAAGGAATACGCAACGTCCGAGGGCGACACCGGTTCGCCGGAGGTCCAGATTGCGGTTCTGACTCAGCGGATCAAGGATCTGACTGAGCACATGAAGGAGCACAAGCACGACTTCCACACCCAGCGCGGTCTGCTGGCCATGGTTGGTCGCCGCAAGCGCATGCTGACCTACCTGAAGAACACCGACATCGCCCGCTACCGTTCGCTCATCGAGCGTCTCGGCCTGCGCCGCTAG
- the kynU gene encoding kynureninase yields the protein MTTEAGTALLQKAARLDAADPLARYRDLFVGAETELSYLDGNSLGRPLKRTAGDISAFIEEGWGGRLIRGWDEEWLELPQAIGDQLGRAVLGAAAGQTIIADSTTVVLYKLIRAALAAVGDPARTEIVVDTDNFPTDRYLVEGIAKEEGLTLRWIEADPASGVHLEQVREAVGPATAVVLLSHVAYRSGYLADLPAITAAVHDAGGLVVWDLCHSAGSVELQLDAWGVDFAAGCTYKYLNGGPGSPAFAYVNDRHLPGLAQPIWGWMGRKDAFEMGPGYEPAAGIRGFLSGTPAIFGMIAMRGTLDLIEEAGMAAIREKSRQLTAYALELHDAWLAPAGARLATPRDPERRGGHITVDHAAFREVTAALWERDVIPDFRAPQGIRIGLSPLSTGFAELHRGMAAIRDLLPEA from the coding sequence GTGACTACCGAAGCAGGGACCGCCCTGCTGCAAAAAGCCGCCCGCCTTGATGCCGCCGACCCGCTGGCCCGTTACCGGGACCTGTTCGTCGGCGCGGAGACCGAGCTGTCCTACCTTGACGGCAACTCCCTGGGCCGGCCGCTCAAACGGACCGCAGGAGACATATCCGCCTTCATCGAGGAGGGCTGGGGCGGGCGCCTGATCAGGGGCTGGGATGAGGAATGGCTGGAACTGCCCCAGGCCATCGGCGACCAGCTGGGGCGGGCGGTGCTCGGCGCCGCGGCGGGCCAGACCATCATCGCCGACTCCACCACCGTGGTCCTGTACAAGCTGATCCGGGCGGCCCTGGCCGCCGTCGGAGATCCGGCGCGGACGGAGATCGTGGTGGACACGGACAACTTTCCCACCGACCGGTACCTCGTCGAGGGCATCGCCAAGGAGGAGGGCCTGACCCTGCGCTGGATCGAGGCGGATCCCGCCTCAGGGGTCCACCTCGAACAGGTGAGGGAGGCTGTGGGGCCGGCCACCGCCGTCGTCCTCCTGAGCCACGTGGCCTACCGCTCGGGCTACCTCGCGGACCTGCCCGCCATCACTGCGGCCGTGCACGACGCCGGCGGGCTGGTGGTCTGGGACCTGTGCCATTCTGCCGGGTCCGTGGAGCTGCAGCTGGATGCCTGGGGCGTGGACTTTGCCGCGGGCTGCACCTACAAATACCTGAACGGGGGACCGGGATCGCCCGCCTTCGCCTACGTCAATGACCGGCACCTGCCCGGACTGGCGCAGCCCATCTGGGGATGGATGGGCCGGAAGGACGCGTTCGAGATGGGACCCGGCTATGAACCGGCCGCCGGTATCCGGGGTTTCCTGAGCGGCACGCCGGCCATCTTCGGAATGATCGCCATGCGCGGCACCCTGGACCTGATTGAAGAGGCCGGCATGGCCGCCATCCGGGAAAAGTCGCGGCAGCTCACTGCCTACGCGCTGGAGCTGCACGACGCCTGGCTGGCGCCGGCCGGGGCGCGGCTGGCCACGCCGCGGGATCCGGAGCGCCGCGGAGGCCACATCACCGTTGACCATGCCGCTTTCCGTGAGGTGACCGCGGCGCTGTGGGAGCGCGATGTCATTCCGGACTTCCGGGCGCCGCAGGGCATCAGGATCGGACTTTCGCCGCTGAGCACCGGTTTTGCCGAGCTCCACCGTGGCATGGCGGCCATCCGGGACCTGCTCCCTGAGGCCTGA
- the kynA gene encoding tryptophan 2,3-dioxygenase, translated as MTVEKNTRKLDKGIVRDFSSRMSYASYLQLPTLLSAQQPVSVPEHHDELLFIIQHQTTELWLKLVLHELRSASQWLREDDLGSALKGIARVKHIQKTLTEQWSVLATLTPTEYAEFRGFLGNSSGFQSSQYRAVEFVLGNKNRKMLPVFESDPEAHAMLTELLHAPSIYDEFIAYLHRQGFDVPEEVLNRDVTRAHEFEPALVPLFKHIYENAAANWGAYEACEELVDLEDNFQLWRFRHLRTVQRTIGMKTGTGGSSGVAFLQKALELTFFPELFAVRTEIGQ; from the coding sequence GTGACGGTAGAGAAGAACACCAGGAAACTGGACAAAGGGATTGTGCGCGACTTCAGCTCCCGGATGAGCTACGCGTCCTACCTCCAGTTGCCCACGCTGCTCAGCGCCCAGCAGCCCGTCAGCGTCCCGGAACACCACGACGAACTGCTGTTCATCATCCAGCACCAGACCACCGAGCTCTGGCTGAAACTGGTGCTCCACGAGCTCCGCAGCGCTTCCCAGTGGTTGCGTGAAGACGACCTCGGGTCGGCCCTGAAAGGCATCGCGCGGGTCAAGCACATCCAGAAGACCCTCACTGAACAGTGGTCCGTGCTGGCCACGCTGACACCCACCGAGTACGCGGAATTCCGCGGCTTCCTGGGCAATTCGTCCGGATTCCAGTCCAGCCAGTACCGCGCCGTCGAGTTCGTGCTGGGCAACAAGAACAGGAAGATGCTGCCCGTCTTCGAGTCCGATCCCGAGGCCCACGCCATGTTGACGGAATTGCTGCATGCGCCCAGCATCTACGACGAGTTCATCGCCTACCTGCACCGCCAGGGTTTCGATGTTCCCGAGGAGGTGCTGAACAGGGATGTGACCCGGGCGCACGAGTTCGAGCCAGCCCTGGTGCCCCTCTTCAAACACATCTATGAGAACGCCGCCGCCAACTGGGGCGCCTACGAGGCCTGCGAGGAGCTGGTTGACCTGGAGGACAACTTCCAGCTGTGGCGGTTCCGCCACCTGCGGACCGTGCAGCGCACCATCGGCATGAAAACCGGAACAGGCGGTTCCTCCGGAGTCGCGTTCCTGCAAAAGGCCCTCGAGCTGACGTTCTTTCCGGAGCTGTTCGCCGTGCGCACGGAGATTGGACAGTGA
- a CDS encoding bifunctional riboflavin kinase/FAD synthetase, with protein MVHIWNDPTEVPEDFGPSVVTIGNFDGVHRGHQQVLSQLIRTARLNNAKSVAVTFDPHPAVVHRPESAPELIMGLQDKLQALGELGLDAILVMKYSLELASLTPEEFVGSVLVDSLHASHVVIGHDTRFGKGNSGDLNTMQELGDKFGFEVLVISEFGSEGFPLHDDGGTDRRCSSTWVREALREGDVGTAAAVLGRSHRMRGEVVHGAARGRDLGFPTANLSSDASGLIPADGIYAGWLVDEAGTRWPAAISVGSNPTFDGVSRQVEAHVIDRPEERIEDFDLYDQTVVVEFVARLRGMVAYRGPEALVEQMRQDVLQTHDILFKR; from the coding sequence ATGGTCCACATCTGGAATGATCCGACCGAGGTCCCCGAAGACTTTGGTCCTTCCGTTGTCACTATCGGCAATTTCGACGGCGTCCACCGCGGCCATCAGCAGGTGCTGTCCCAGCTCATCAGGACGGCGCGGCTGAACAACGCCAAGTCGGTCGCCGTGACATTCGATCCCCACCCGGCAGTGGTCCACCGGCCGGAAAGTGCCCCCGAGTTGATCATGGGGCTGCAGGATAAACTCCAGGCTCTGGGCGAACTGGGCCTCGACGCCATCCTGGTCATGAAGTACTCCCTGGAACTCGCCAGCCTGACGCCCGAAGAGTTCGTTGGCTCGGTCCTCGTAGACAGCCTCCACGCGAGCCACGTCGTCATCGGCCACGACACCCGCTTCGGCAAGGGCAACTCCGGCGACCTGAACACCATGCAGGAACTGGGGGACAAGTTCGGGTTCGAAGTGCTGGTGATCAGCGAGTTTGGCTCCGAGGGTTTTCCGCTGCATGACGACGGCGGGACGGACCGCCGCTGTTCCTCCACCTGGGTGCGCGAGGCATTGCGCGAGGGAGACGTCGGCACCGCCGCCGCGGTCCTGGGCCGCTCCCACCGGATGCGGGGCGAGGTGGTCCACGGCGCGGCGCGCGGCCGGGATCTGGGATTCCCCACCGCCAACCTCTCCAGCGATGCGAGCGGACTGATTCCCGCCGACGGCATCTACGCCGGCTGGCTCGTGGATGAGGCCGGAACGCGTTGGCCGGCCGCCATCTCCGTTGGCTCCAACCCCACGTTCGACGGCGTGAGCCGCCAGGTGGAGGCGCACGTCATCGACAGGCCCGAAGAACGCATCGAGGACTTCGATCTGTATGACCAGACAGTAGTCGTGGAGTTCGTGGCCAGGCTCCGCGGCATGGTGGCGTACCGTGGGCCTGAAGCCCTTGTGGAGCAGATGCGCCAGGACGTCCTGCAGACGCACGACATCCTGTTTAAGCGCTGA